The nucleotide window CGCTTATTTCACGATGGTCTCGTCCTTGACGAACATGTTCGCCCAGGCGCGGTCCAAGAGGTCGGGTCGCATCTGGTAGGGGATGCCTTCGAATTCGCAGATCGAGATCATCTGGTCGATCAGGAAGATCGGCTGGTAGTTGGCGTAGACGTTGTTGATCGTCGGGTACTTGACCTTGAGGAGGTGCAGCAGCGTTTCCTCGTCCAGCGGCATCCCGCGTTTCTTGGCCACCATGGCGAAGATCTTGAGGAAATCCTGCTGGTTGGGTCCGTCGATCTTGATCTTGAAGAAGATCCGGCGCAGGGCGGCCTGGTCGAAGATCTCGTTGGGGTGGAAGTTGGTCGAGAAGATCACCAGCGTGTCGAAGGGCACCTCGAATTTTTCCCCCGATTGCAGCGCCAGGATATCCTTGGATTCCTCCAAAGGCACGATCCAGCGGTTGACCAGGCTTTGCGGCGGTTCAGCCTGGCGGCCAAGGTCGTCGACGATGAAGATGCCCCCCGTTGATTTGAGCTGCAACGGTGCCTGGTAGGTCCGCGCGGTGGGGTTGTAGACCAGATCGAGCATCGACAGGCTGAGCTCACCCCCGGTGATGACCGTGGGCCGTTCGCAGCGCACGTAGCGCGTGTCGAAGGTGCGCTTGCGGCGCAGGGAGTTGGGGTCGTCGACCTCGACCTCGGCCTTGGAGTGGACGATGGGGTCGTAGACGGTGATGACCTGGCCCGCGTATTCGATGGCGCGGGGGACATAGATCTTGTCGCCCATCGCGTCGCGGATGCCGTTCGAGATCGAGGATTTACCGTTGCCGGGCGGGCCGTACATCAGGATCGAGCGACCTGCCGACACGGCGGGGCCGAGGTGATCAAGCAGATCGTTGGGCAGCACCAAGTGCCCCATTGCGCCGGTCAGTTCGTCGCGGGTGATCTGGATGTTGCGGATCGACTGGCGTTTGACCTGCTCGCGATAGACGGCTAGCGGCACCGGCATGGCGCCGAAATATTCCGATTGCGACAGGGCGTCGAGCGCGCGGGACTTGCCCGCGTCGGTCAGTTGAAAGCCCATTTCGCCGCCCGAATTGGCGTTGAGCGTGCCGGTCGCCTCGAGCAGACGTTGCTGGCGGGCCATGTCCACCAGTTCCTGCGTAACGGCGCGGGGCAGGCAGATCGCCTCGGAGATTTCGCTGACCATGTCCAGGTTCTTGCGGAACATGGTTTTCAGCAGGATATCCCGCATCATCACGATGGGAAGGCGCATTTCGTCCAGCCCCGACGGCGGCGGAGGTGGTTGAACGCCGGTGGTCACTTGCATGTTCATGGTTTTACGGCCCGCTCTCTGAGACAAGTTGACGTGTTTCGACCCCGCAGACGGCGGAGTGTTTGCGGTCAGGCTGACAGAAGATCATGCGGAAATTATGGTGGCCCGCGGGCAGGGATGGGGCAGGGGCCTCAGGCCCCGTAGGCCGCGCCGAGGGCGAGATAGATCACCAGGGTCGCGCCCAGGGCAAAGCCCATGGGAAACTTCTTGCCTCGGTCCCAGCTGACCCAGTTCGGCGCCAGCCGGCGCAGGGGCGAGTGTTTCGCCAGCCGGTGGGTGACGAAACAGGCCAGCAGGTTGGCAGCGAAGAGGAACATGATGATCCGCCAGTCGGCGGGGGCGACGAAGGGGGCGGCGGCGGCGATGAATTTGCTGTCGCCCGCGCCCATCAGACCGCCGGCATTGGCGATGAAGCCGATCACAAGCGCGAAAACCATGATCGCGATGCGCCAGGCGTAATCGGGCCAGATCGGGGTGACGGCCCAGAGACCCACGACCACGAAGATGCCGGCCAGCGTCAGGACGGAAATGTTGGGGATGCGCATCGCCTTTAGGTCGCTCCACATCACCCAGAGACAGACCGGGGTCACGAAGGGCAAGAACCAGAACGCCGCCCAGCTGGTGATTTCAAGGGGCATGGCCCGCGCCTCGCAAGCCGCTTATTCTACGTTGTTTTCCAGCGCGTTCAGGCTGCGCGCGGCGGCCTCGAAATGCTGGGGATGGGTGTCGATGGCGTCGCGCAGCAGGCCCTTGCCGATAGTGGTGTCGCCCTGCTTGATCGCCGACAGGCCCAGCGTGTAGAGCAGTTGCGCACGCTCTTCCTGGCTGGTCTGCATGACCGGCATGGAATATTTCTTTTGCGCGCCGCGGGCCAGGACAAGGTTGTTCTTGGCGGTGAACAGGCTGTCATCCTGCCGGATCGCATCGGTGAACAGGCGCTCGGCGGCGGCGAAATCGCCGCGGGTCAGCTTGGAATAGCCCCAGTTGTTCATCACGCTGGCGGGGGTCGTCGTCAGCCCGATGGCGGTTTCGTAGAAACTGTCGGCCTTCGACCAGTTCTCGTTGCTGTCGGCGACCATCGCCTCGAGCCGGTACCGCTTGAAGGTCTCGTGGGTCGGCGGGACGGCATCCAGCACCTCGTCGGCGCGTTTCCATTCGTTGTTGCGAATGAGCGCGTCGGCGAATTCGACCTGGTCGTCATTGGTGGATTTCTCGTGCTCGACCACGTTCTGCCAGGCCGCGACGGCCTCGGTGTGGCGCTTGGCCCGGATGAGCGATTGCGCAAGGCCGCGGCGCACGTCGATGCGGTCGGGCTGTTCGCCCAGGGTGCGCTGGAAGTATTTCACGGACTCGTTGGGGTCTGCCACGGTCAGCATGACATCGCCAAGATTGCTTTCGTCGACGACGTTGAGATCGGACAGGGCCCGGTCCACATCGGCCTTGCCGGCCTTGTCATCGCAAGCGGAAAGGGCAAATGCGCTGCCCACGCAGATGCACATGAGAATAGGATGGCGCATTTTTGCGTCCTTTTACTGCCTTCGCCTCAACCTGGTATACTGCGGATCAGGTAGTCGCTGCTCCCGCGCCGCACCAGTTTATAATCTTGTTCTAGTTCTTCAGTATAAAGAGAATTTTCCGATTTTGCGAGAACTAAGCGCAAATTGTCACGAATTGAGTCACTTTGGCCATTGTCGAGCGCATAGGCCTTCTTGAACACCTGTTCCGCTTCGCCGTTTTCGCCCTTCTCCAGCAGGACGACGCCAAGGTTGTTCCACACCTCGGGTGAGAATTCGTCCTTTTCGATGGCCTGGCGCAACAGGCGTTCGGCGGTGTGCAGGCGCCCCAGGCCGAGATTGGCGGTGCCCAGGCCGGCCAGCACGTCGGCGCTCATGCCTTCGTCGAGGGCGGCGCGGGAAAAGGCGTCGATCGCCAGCTCGAACTCGCCCGCGGCCACCAGGCGGTGGCCGACCAGCTTGGAGTCGACGGCCTCGCCGCCCCGGGCGACGCCGGGGGCGTAGGGGCCGTCCGGGTCACGCGAAGCGCCCTCGCCGCAGCCCGCGACGAGAGCGATGGAAACCACAAGCCAGACACCTGCTCGTGCCATGCCGGTTATGCCGCCTCTTCGTTATGCCGACAGGCCCGCGCGGGGCCTGCCGTTCGTTGGTCCGGCCGTTACTGGCCCGCCATCGTGAAGAGTTCCATGATCCCCAGCACCGACGGGCCGACCAGGATGATCAGCAATGGCGGCACTGTAAGCATCATCGTGGCCAATGTCATCTTCGTCGGAAGCTTGTTGGCCTTTTCTTCCGCGCGCATGACCCGTTTGTCACGCATCTCGCCGGCATAGACGCGCAGGGCGTCGGCGATCGAGGTGCCGAAGGTCTGCGACTGCACGAGCACGGTCACGAAGCTGGAGATATCCTGCACACCGCAGCGTTCGGCCATTTCGTTCAGGACCGAAGGCTTGTCACGCCCGGCCTTGACCTGGTGCGCGACGATCTCGAATTCCTCGGAGAGCGCCGGATAGGAGGCGCGGATTTCCCTGGACACCCGGATGATCGCCTGGTCGAGCGACTGTCCTGCCTCGACGCAGGTCAGCATCATGTCGAGACTGTCGGGGAAGCCCTCTTCGATTTCCTGCTGGCGCTGCTGCTGGCGTTTGGTCACCCAGTATTTCGGGATCATGTAGCCGACGCCACCCGGCCCGAGGATGTACATGACCGTCTGCGTGGTGGTCGTGTCATCGGCCCCCGCGAGGAAGACCACGAAATAGAGCACGCCGAGGATCAGGAAGCCGATGCCAAGCGCGAACTGGGCGAAGTGGAAGTACCGCACCGCATCGCGGCTGCGATAGCCGGCCTGCATCAGGGTCAGGCGGATCTGGCTGAGCTGCTTTTCGTCCTCGGGTTCGAGGAACTTGGCGTATTTGTCCAACTTTTCGTTGCGCTGGCCGGTGCGCAACTTTTTCTTCTGCTCTTCCAGCGACGGTCCGCTGCGCGACTGTTTCCTGATCTTGTCCAGCGGGTCGTTCGACTCGCGGATCAGGATCGGGATCGTCAGCAAGACCAGCAGCACACCGAGCGTGCCCACCGCGATCAGCGGGCCGAACGGGCCCAGCATGTCGGTCATGAATTGTGAAATCGTGTCCAGCATTGTCAGGGCCTTTTACACTTTGATGTTCACGAGGGCGCGCATCACGAAGAGGTTCGTGACGAGGAAGAAGCCCACGGCCAGGCAGGCCGGGATGAAATAGGGGTGTTCCATCGCCTCGTCGTAGTAATCGGGCTTGATCATCTGGATCGCGATCAGCGCCAGGATCGGGAAGGCGGACAGGAACTTGCCGGACCACTTGGCCTCGGCGGTGATGGCCTTGACACGGCGGAACAGACGGAAGCGGGCGCGGATCACCTTGGCCAGGCCATCGAGGATCTCGGCCAGGTTGCCGCCCGATTGCTGCTGGATGGTCACGGCCACGGCGAGAAAGCGCAAGTCCTGCATGTCCAGACGTTCGGCCATGTCCTTGAGCGCCTCGCCCATGTCCCGGCCATAGGCGGCCTCGTCGGCGATGACGCCGAATTCGGTCGCCAGCGGGTCTGCGACCTCGTTGGCGACGATGGAAATGGCCGAGCTGAACGGGTGGCCGACGCGCAAGGAGCGCACCATGAGTTCGATGGCGTCGGGCAGCTGTTCTTCGAGCATTGCCATACGCTTGCTGGCCTTCATGTTGACCCAGACGAAGATACCGCCGACGCCCATCACCACCGAAACCAGCGCGCGCACCGGCAGCGCGGTGCTCGTGCCCACCGACAGGCCGATGAACGCGACAAAGCCGCAGGCGACCATCAGCAGCATCAGCTGCTTGGGCGAAAACGCGATGGCGCCCATCTGCGCCTTGGTGGCGAGGATCGAGTAGAGCGGGATCTTGCGCGCCTTGAGATGCTGTTCCATCTCCTTGCGCAGCTTTTCCATCACCTCTTCGCGGTTGCCGCCCTTGTCCAGCATCTCCAGCCGGCGGTTCACGCGGTTGTTGAGGCTGATCGAGCGACCGAAGACGGTCAGGTAAAGACCCTGCACCAGGACCATGATCCCGATGAAGATCAGGCCATAGATGATCGGCTCTGCACTGATAGACATGGCGTTTACTCTCCCACGGGTTCGTAGATGCTGGGCGGCAGGTCATACCCCCACAAGCGGAACCGTTCTGAATAGTTCGACCGCACACCGGTGCCGGTGAAATGGCCGATGATCTTGTTGTCCGGCGTCAGGCCGACGCGCTGGAAGCGGAAAATCTCCTGCATGGAAATCACGTCGCCTTCCATCCCGGTGATCTCGGTGATCGAGGTCATCCGGCGCGAGCCATCCTGCAGGCGGCTGGCCTGCACCAGAAGGTTCACGGCCGAGGCGATCTGCGAGCGCACCGCCTTGAGCGGCATCTCGATCCCGGCCATGGCCACCATGTTCTCCAGGCGGCTGATGCCGTCGCGCGGGTTGTTGGCGTGGATCGTGGTCATCGAGCCGTCGTGGCCGGTGTT belongs to Roseovarius sp. THAF27 and includes:
- a CDS encoding tetratricopeptide repeat protein yields the protein MARAGVWLVVSIALVAGCGEGASRDPDGPYAPGVARGGEAVDSKLVGHRLVAAGEFELAIDAFSRAALDEGMSADVLAGLGTANLGLGRLHTAERLLRQAIEKDEFSPEVWNNLGVVLLEKGENGEAEQVFKKAYALDNGQSDSIRDNLRLVLAKSENSLYTEELEQDYKLVRRGSSDYLIRSIPG
- a CDS encoding lipopolysaccharide assembly protein LapB — its product is MRHPILMCICVGSAFALSACDDKAGKADVDRALSDLNVVDESNLGDVMLTVADPNESVKYFQRTLGEQPDRIDVRRGLAQSLIRAKRHTEAVAAWQNVVEHEKSTNDDQVEFADALIRNNEWKRADEVLDAVPPTHETFKRYRLEAMVADSNENWSKADSFYETAIGLTTTPASVMNNWGYSKLTRGDFAAAERLFTDAIRQDDSLFTAKNNLVLARGAQKKYSMPVMQTSQEERAQLLYTLGLSAIKQGDTTIGKGLLRDAIDTHPQHFEAAARSLNALENNVE
- a CDS encoding prepilin peptidase yields the protein MPLEITSWAAFWFLPFVTPVCLWVMWSDLKAMRIPNISVLTLAGIFVVVGLWAVTPIWPDYAWRIAIMVFALVIGFIANAGGLMGAGDSKFIAAAAPFVAPADWRIIMFLFAANLLACFVTHRLAKHSPLRRLAPNWVSWDRGKKFPMGFALGATLVIYLALGAAYGA
- a CDS encoding type II secretion system F family protein, producing the protein MSISAEPIIYGLIFIGIMVLVQGLYLTVFGRSISLNNRVNRRLEMLDKGGNREEVMEKLRKEMEQHLKARKIPLYSILATKAQMGAIAFSPKQLMLLMVACGFVAFIGLSVGTSTALPVRALVSVVMGVGGIFVWVNMKASKRMAMLEEQLPDAIELMVRSLRVGHPFSSAISIVANEVADPLATEFGVIADEAAYGRDMGEALKDMAERLDMQDLRFLAVAVTIQQQSGGNLAEILDGLAKVIRARFRLFRRVKAITAEAKWSGKFLSAFPILALIAIQMIKPDYYDEAMEHPYFIPACLAVGFFLVTNLFVMRALVNIKV
- a CDS encoding type II secretion system F family protein, translating into MTDMLGPFGPLIAVGTLGVLLVLLTIPILIRESNDPLDKIRKQSRSGPSLEEQKKKLRTGQRNEKLDKYAKFLEPEDEKQLSQIRLTLMQAGYRSRDAVRYFHFAQFALGIGFLILGVLYFVVFLAGADDTTTTQTVMYILGPGGVGYMIPKYWVTKRQQQRQQEIEEGFPDSLDMMLTCVEAGQSLDQAIIRVSREIRASYPALSEEFEIVAHQVKAGRDKPSVLNEMAERCGVQDISSFVTVLVQSQTFGTSIADALRVYAGEMRDKRVMRAEEKANKLPTKMTLATMMLTVPPLLIILVGPSVLGIMELFTMAGQ
- a CDS encoding ATPase, whose amino-acid sequence is MNMQVTTGVQPPPPPSGLDEMRLPIVMMRDILLKTMFRKNLDMVSEISEAICLPRAVTQELVDMARQQRLLEATGTLNANSGGEMGFQLTDAGKSRALDALSQSEYFGAMPVPLAVYREQVKRQSIRNIQITRDELTGAMGHLVLPNDLLDHLGPAVSAGRSILMYGPPGNGKSSISNGIRDAMGDKIYVPRAIEYAGQVITVYDPIVHSKAEVEVDDPNSLRRKRTFDTRYVRCERPTVITGGELSLSMLDLVYNPTARTYQAPLQLKSTGGIFIVDDLGRQAEPPQSLVNRWIVPLEESKDILALQSGEKFEVPFDTLVIFSTNFHPNEIFDQAALRRIFFKIKIDGPNQQDFLKIFAMVAKKRGMPLDEETLLHLLKVKYPTINNVYANYQPIFLIDQMISICEFEGIPYQMRPDLLDRAWANMFVKDETIVK